The genomic segment AAAATAAAACAATAGATTGATATAAAATAAAAATTTTTGTTTTTATTTCTGCCTTTTCCAATAGGTCAGCCAGGTGTCAAGCGGGAGGGTTTCAAGGTCGGTATGCCCGTCTTTTTTGAGATCGGATTCCATGCCGCGAAAGCGCTTTTCAAACTTCACATTGGCCTTGCGCAGGGCTTCTTCGCTTTTAAGGCCGTTCATGCGGCCGTAATTGACCAGACAAAAGAGCAGATCGCCGAATTCCTCTTCCTGCGCGGCTTTATCGCCGCTTTCCAGCTCGGCCCTGAACTCCGCGATCTCTTCTTCCAGCTTTTCAAACGCGTGATGCGTATCCGGCCATACATAGCCCGCCTTTGCAGCGGCTTTTTGGAGTTTCTGCGCCTTGAGCAGGGCAGGGAGCCCTTGCGTCACGCCGTCCAGAGCGCTTTCCCGCCCCTCTTTTTCCGCGTCTTTGCGGCCCTCCCATATCCTGTTCACATCGTCGGGGCTGCGGGCCTGCTCCTCCCCGAAAACATGCGGGTGACGGCCGATCATTTTGTCCAGAATGCCTTCGACGACATCGTTAAAATCAAAATGCCCGTTTTCGGACGCCATCTGGGCGTGGTAAACGCTTTGCAGCAGCAAATCGCCCAGTTCTTCCTTTAAATCCTCCATATCGCCGCGATCTACGGCGTCGGCGACCTCATAGGCTTCCTCGATGGTATAAGGCACGATGGTTTTAAAATCCTGCGCCAGATCCCACGGACATCCGCCTTCAGGATCGCGCAGGCGCGCCATCACCCATAGCAGCCTGTCGATCGGGTGCTTAAATTCGGGAAGGGGGTTACGGGGCTTCTGTTGTGACATTGTTAAAATATGAGCCTGTTCGTTAAAACGTGAACCTTTTAATGTGATAATGGATATTATGGAAATTAATAGATATTCCTCAAATGGATATTCTTTAGAAGTACCTCTTATTTTATTTCCAGTTTCAGTCCATCATAGGCTGGCGCATAGCCGTCCGGCAATTCCGTCTTCAGCGTCGCATAATCCATCGTCGGCGGCATCGCCGTTAAATAAACCTGCCGGGCCTTGATCCGTTCATTCAGGGAAAATATTTTTTCCAGGCTGGCGTGAACCGGATTGGACCGACTGTGATAGCCTGCGGAATCGGCGATCCAGATATCAATCCCGTCCAGAATATCAAGCGCAGCGTCATCCAGATCAAACATATCCGTGCAATATCCGATATTGCCGAAACGGTAGCCCGTAGCCCGACAAGCGCCGTGATTCATATCAAAAGCGGTAAAAGAAATATCGCCGACGGTCGTCCGGCGCCCGTATTCAAGGACATTCGGCACCAGAACCTGCGGATAAAAGCCGTCTTCGCTGGTTTCGAACATATAATTAAAGCGCGGCATGATATCGTCCAGCGTATCCCGGCTGGCAAAGACGTCAAACTGCCGCTTGAACCGCCGTTGCAATGTCCGCAATTCGTCAATGCCGTTGGTATGGTCGCCATGCGCATGGGTATATAAAACGGCGTCCAGATGGGTAAAACCACTTTGGGTGTATTGCGCCCGCAGGTCCGGCCCCGTGTCGATAATCAAAGACGTCTTGTCCGAGCAGACGCCCGCACAGCAACGCGTCCGGCGGTTTCTCGGCTCTTCAGGATTGCAGGCCCCCCAATAATTGCCGATGGCGGGAACGCCCGCAGAACTGCCGCAACCGAGTATAATGAATTCGGCGCTCATGCTGTTTTTGCCTTGTTAAAAAGGTTAAAAAAGTTGTTTTTTGAATATGTTGCAAGCTTTTCTTGAGAAATTCCATGAAGTTCTGCCAGCTTTTGACCCGTATGAACCACCAAAGCCGGTTCATTGGCACGTCCGCGATGAGGCTCCGGTGCAAGAAAAGGCGCGTCGGTTTCCACCAGAATCCGCTCCAGCGGCGTGTTTTTGGCAATTTCCTGCAATTCCTGCGCTTTCTTAAAGGTCACAATGCCGGAAAAAGAGAGATAAAACCCCTCTTCCAGCGCTTCTTCCGCCAGCCAGGGACCGGAAGAAAAACAGTGCATCACCCCGCGCAGACCCGCTTTTTGTCCCCCCTCTTCCCGGATAATCCGCATGGTGTCTTCTTCCGCGTCGCGGGAATGGACGATCAGGGGTAAAGCGGTCTTAAGGCAGGCGCGGATATGTT from the Rhodospirillales bacterium genome contains:
- a CDS encoding MBL fold metallo-hydrolase; this translates as MSAEFIILGCGSSAGVPAIGNYWGACNPEEPRNRRTRCCAGVCSDKTSLIIDTGPDLRAQYTQSGFTHLDAVLYTHAHGDHTNGIDELRTLQRRFKRQFDVFASRDTLDDIMPRFNYMFETSEDGFYPQVLVPNVLEYGRRTTVGDISFTAFDMNHGACRATGYRFGNIGYCTDMFDLDDAALDILDGIDIWIADSAGYHSRSNPVHASLEKIFSLNERIKARQVYLTAMPPTMDYATLKTELPDGYAPAYDGLKLEIK
- a CDS encoding TatD family hydrolase → MWIDSHFHPTHERTEEGDSADAIIARAKEAGVEGMLAISCEITGDFRDVLEVARTHENVWCSVGTHPHEAGKPEEQAITLEKLAEIANSDPNIVGIGETGLDYYYDNSPRDLQQESFRKHIRACLKTALPLIVHSRDAEEDTMRIIREEGGQKAGLRGVMHCFSSGPWLAEEALEEGFYLSFSGIVTFKKAQELQEIAKNTPLERILVETDAPFLAPEPHRGRANEPALVVHTGQKLAELHGISQEKLATYSKNNFFNLFNKAKTA
- the mazG gene encoding nucleoside triphosphate pyrophosphohydrolase; protein product: MSQQKPRNPLPEFKHPIDRLLWVMARLRDPEGGCPWDLAQDFKTIVPYTIEEAYEVADAVDRGDMEDLKEELGDLLLQSVYHAQMASENGHFDFNDVVEGILDKMIGRHPHVFGEEQARSPDDVNRIWEGRKDAEKEGRESALDGVTQGLPALLKAQKLQKAAAKAGYVWPDTHHAFEKLEEEIAEFRAELESGDKAAQEEEFGDLLFCLVNYGRMNGLKSEEALRKANVKFEKRFRGMESDLKKDGHTDLETLPLDTWLTYWKRQK